The Methylobacterium currus genome contains a region encoding:
- a CDS encoding PAS domain-containing protein, with the protein MDREAIGAENIHAALDALLNLPPLKKSPQLSAFLAYVVRESLAGRGSLLKSYTIATDALGRSTSFDPATDAIVRVEARRLRQVLQQIYADPACPLDVRIDLPLGRYEPSFRQIAPAAESSVPSGPQAPATGGVQESEQRYRALVEASAAVEWRSGPDGSLTQTFGLSARTGLCDTELQGFGWLSTLHPDDRNTVEALWRACCLSGTPLDATYRVRHRNGQYRWMLGRAVPLENAEGAIREWVGTMADIDEQVRAAEALRTSEERLRLAMAAAEMMTWDIDLSTREVTCSEIGESLMGVTTGPLDEFLAMILPEDLPAVLASLEPALRGEGTYDAQYRITDHEGHVRWLSARGSVMTASDGRRRLIGVACDISSRYINPRRTGERRMSA; encoded by the coding sequence ATGGATCGGGAAGCGATCGGTGCCGAGAACATCCACGCTGCCCTGGACGCCTTGCTGAACCTGCCGCCGCTCAAGAAGTCGCCGCAACTCTCGGCCTTCCTGGCCTACGTGGTCCGTGAGAGCCTGGCCGGGCGCGGCAGCCTGCTGAAATCCTACACCATCGCGACCGACGCCCTCGGCCGCTCGACCAGCTTCGATCCGGCGACGGACGCCATCGTGCGGGTGGAGGCCCGGCGCCTGCGCCAGGTGCTGCAGCAGATCTACGCCGACCCCGCCTGCCCGCTCGACGTGCGCATCGACCTGCCCCTGGGCCGCTACGAGCCGAGCTTCCGGCAGATCGCGCCGGCGGCGGAATCGTCCGTGCCCTCCGGTCCGCAGGCTCCGGCGACGGGGGGCGTGCAGGAGAGCGAGCAGCGCTACCGTGCCCTGGTGGAGGCGAGCGCGGCAGTGGAATGGCGCTCCGGTCCCGACGGCAGCCTGACCCAGACCTTTGGCCTGAGCGCGCGGACCGGCCTCTGCGACACCGAGCTCCAGGGCTTCGGCTGGCTGTCGACCCTGCATCCGGATGACCGCAACACCGTCGAGGCCCTGTGGCGGGCCTGCTGCCTGAGCGGGACCCCGCTGGACGCGACCTACCGGGTGCGCCACCGTAACGGCCAGTATCGCTGGATGCTCGGCCGCGCCGTGCCGCTCGAGAACGCCGAGGGCGCGATCCGCGAATGGGTCGGCACCATGGCCGACATCGACGAGCAGGTCCGCGCCGCGGAGGCCCTGCGCACCAGCGAGGAACGCCTGCGCCTCGCCATGGCGGCGGCCGAGATGATGACCTGGGACATCGATCTGTCGACCCGGGAGGTCACCTGCTCGGAGATCGGCGAGAGCCTGATGGGCGTGACGACCGGCCCGCTCGACGAGTTCCTGGCGATGATCCTGCCGGAGGATCTCCCGGCCGTCCTCGCCAGCCTCGAGCCGGCCCTGCGCGGCGAGGGCACTTACGACGCGCAGTACCGCATCACCGACCACGAGGGCCATGTGCGCTGGCTTTCCGCCCGGGGCAGCGTGATGACGGCGTCGGACGGCCGCAGGCGGCTGATCGGGGTCGCCTGCGACATCTCCAGCCGCTACATCAATCCGCGCCGCACCGGCGAGCGTCGGATGTCGGCCTGA